In Mycobacterium gallinarum, a single window of DNA contains:
- a CDS encoding DUF4229 domain-containing protein, with translation MSDSRPGSRLVADLVLYVLARLLLVVALTAVIVGAAHLLGVREFPLVVALLFAMVIALPLGIWMFAPLRRRATASIALLDERRRKDREQLQARLRGDEPPTP, from the coding sequence GTGTCTGATAGTCGGCCGGGATCTCGCCTCGTCGCAGACCTGGTGCTTTACGTGCTGGCCCGGTTACTTCTCGTCGTCGCGCTGACCGCGGTGATCGTCGGAGCGGCCCACCTGCTCGGGGTGCGCGAGTTTCCGCTCGTGGTCGCGCTTCTGTTCGCCATGGTGATAGCGCTGCCACTGGGCATCTGGATGTTCGCCCCCCTGCGCCGTCGCGCCACCGCCAGCATCGCCCTACTCGACGAGCGGCGTCGCAAGGACCGCGAGCAACTGCAGGCCAGACTTCGTGGCGACGAGCCTCCCACGCCATGA
- a CDS encoding aminotransferase class V-fold PLP-dependent enzyme: MTREAFGAEFLGADGFLNSPTYGLPPQFLVDALLDCIGKWQNGTMDVPSFDAHVAAGREGYAALTGLPVGSVAMGSTVSSALGLVAAAIPDGARVLTLPGEFTSTTFPFAAQARRGVTVTELPADELITAAADFDVVAVSLVQSANGVVLDADTLRSHVAGTETLTVIDITQALGWKRVELDWVDVTVAAVYKWLLSPRGTAWVSLSDRVSRAMTPHAANWYAGVDPWQTIYGLPLRLADDARRFDLSPAWFSVLGAGLAMPWLASLDGAAVQSHCLGLANRLRAELDLPPHDSAIVSLPIEGAAEVLQRAGIRASVRAGAIRVGFHLYNNENDLDRLVDALLP, encoded by the coding sequence ATGACGCGGGAAGCATTCGGCGCCGAATTCCTCGGAGCCGATGGATTTCTCAACTCACCCACCTATGGCCTGCCGCCGCAGTTCCTCGTGGACGCGTTGCTGGACTGCATCGGCAAGTGGCAGAACGGGACGATGGACGTCCCCTCGTTCGACGCCCACGTCGCCGCCGGGCGCGAAGGCTACGCCGCGCTGACGGGCCTTCCCGTCGGCTCGGTGGCGATGGGCAGCACCGTCTCCTCGGCGCTGGGGCTGGTGGCTGCGGCCATCCCCGACGGTGCGCGTGTCCTCACGCTGCCGGGTGAGTTCACCAGCACCACATTTCCGTTCGCCGCCCAGGCGCGGCGCGGGGTCACCGTCACCGAGCTGCCCGCCGACGAACTGATTACGGCAGCAGCCGATTTCGATGTCGTCGCCGTGAGCCTGGTGCAGTCGGCAAACGGTGTGGTGCTCGACGCCGATACGCTGCGCAGCCACGTTGCCGGCACCGAGACGCTGACAGTCATCGACATCACGCAGGCGCTCGGATGGAAGCGCGTCGAGCTGGACTGGGTCGACGTCACCGTCGCGGCGGTGTACAAGTGGCTGCTGTCACCTCGGGGTACCGCGTGGGTTTCGTTGAGCGACAGAGTAAGTCGCGCGATGACGCCGCACGCTGCCAATTGGTACGCCGGCGTTGACCCCTGGCAGACGATATACGGGCTACCGCTCCGATTGGCAGACGATGCTCGCCGGTTCGACCTGTCGCCCGCGTGGTTCAGCGTCCTGGGCGCCGGGCTCGCGATGCCGTGGCTGGCTTCGCTCGACGGCGCCGCCGTGCAGTCGCATTGTCTGGGGCTCGCCAACCGTCTACGCGCCGAACTGGATCTGCCGCCGCATGATTCGGCGATCGTCTCGCTGCCTATCGAGGGCGCGGCCGAGGTGCTTCAGCGGGCCGGTATCCGCGCGTCGGTCCGCGCCGGGGCGATTCGGGTGGGTTTTCATCTCTACAACAACGAGAACGACCTGGACCGGTTGGTCGACGCGCTACTGCCCTGA
- a CDS encoding response regulator, translated as MRCLIVDDSQSFRCAALGMLERSGIAVVGVASNSADGLQRYLDLRPDVTLVDVDLGEESGFDLVERLCASGIPHLSPVILISAHAERDLADLLANSAAVGFLPKIELSPEAIVDLVRGRGDSNGDSAANRSFSAPPET; from the coding sequence ATGCGCTGTCTGATCGTCGACGACAGTCAGAGCTTCCGTTGTGCGGCGCTCGGGATGCTCGAGCGTAGCGGCATCGCGGTGGTCGGCGTTGCGTCCAACAGCGCCGACGGTCTGCAGCGCTACCTCGACCTGCGGCCAGACGTCACGCTCGTCGACGTCGATCTCGGTGAGGAAAGCGGATTCGATCTCGTCGAGCGACTGTGTGCGAGCGGCATCCCGCACCTGTCGCCGGTCATCTTGATCTCGGCCCACGCGGAGCGGGACCTCGCCGATCTGCTCGCCAACAGTGCTGCGGTGGGGTTTCTGCCGAAGATCGAGTTGTCGCCCGAAGCGATCGTCGATTTGGTCCGTGGCCGTGGCGACAGCAACGGGGATTCGGCTGCAAACCGATCGTTCAGCGCGCCTCCAGAAACGTGA
- a CDS encoding response regulator — protein MAVQEAETAGARVIVADDDVLLREGLASLLDRSGFQVVGQAGSGVELLSLVGTHRPDLVIVDIRMPPTHSSEGLDAARAIRSESPDTGILVLSAHVEVDHAMELLGGDRAIGYLLKSRVTDVGDFIDTLTRITKGASVVDPAVVAELLSTRRRNDPLGVLSSRELQVLAQMAEGRSNAGIARRLWVTEGTVEKHVRSILAKLNLPETGDDHRRVRAVITFLEAR, from the coding sequence ATGGCAGTACAGGAGGCCGAGACGGCCGGGGCTCGGGTGATCGTCGCCGACGACGACGTGCTGCTGCGCGAAGGTTTGGCCAGTCTCCTGGATCGATCGGGCTTTCAGGTGGTCGGTCAGGCCGGCAGCGGCGTGGAGTTGCTGTCGCTGGTGGGCACCCACCGGCCCGACCTGGTGATCGTGGACATCCGGATGCCGCCGACGCACAGCAGCGAAGGACTCGACGCGGCTCGCGCGATCCGCTCCGAGTCGCCGGACACCGGCATCCTCGTACTGTCGGCCCATGTCGAGGTCGACCATGCGATGGAGCTTCTCGGCGGCGATCGCGCGATCGGCTACCTGCTCAAGAGCCGCGTCACCGATGTGGGCGACTTCATCGACACGCTCACGCGCATCACCAAGGGAGCGTCGGTGGTGGATCCCGCAGTGGTTGCCGAACTCCTTTCGACGCGCCGGCGTAACGACCCACTGGGCGTGCTGAGTTCGCGCGAGTTGCAGGTGCTGGCGCAGATGGCAGAGGGCCGTTCCAACGCGGGAATTGCGCGACGGCTGTGGGTGACCGAGGGCACCGTCGAAAAACACGTCCGCAGCATCCTGGCCAAGTTGAACCTGCCCGAAACCGGCGACGATCACCGCAGGGTCCGTGCTGTCATCACGTTTCTGGAGGCGCGCTGA